In bacterium, one DNA window encodes the following:
- the glgB gene encoding 1,4-alpha-glucan branching protein GlgB yields the protein RLYEKLGSHGITVDGVKGTHFAVWAPNASAVSVIGDFNHWDAALNALHLRDDESGIWEGFIAEVTVGAIYKYRIVSRDGKIADKGDPFAFCSEMPPLTASRVWELDYAWNDADWMSWRAEKNRLNAPCSIYEVHLGSWRRVPEDGNRFLTYRELAEWLPRYVADLNFTHVEFMPLTEHPFYGSWGYQTVGYFAPTARYGTPQDFMFLVDSLHQHGIGVIMDWVPSHFPSDAYGLGYFDGTHLFEHADPRQGFQPEWHSSIFNYGRHEVRAFLTSSALFWLDKYHIDGLRLDAVASMLYLDYGRKEGEWIPNRNGSRENLDAITFLRNLNEAIYRDYPNTQTFAEESTAWPMVSRPANVGGLGFGLKWNMGWMHDTLGYFAEDPLNRKYHHAQIIFSIWYAFSENFVLPLSHDEVVYGKGSLIGKMPGDEWQQFANLRLLYGYMWGHPGKKLLFMGCEFGQKREWQHDESLEWEVLQYPMHSGLRRWVEDLNRFYRSEAALYQQDFNHDGFQWMDCNYAEKSVVSFVRRGYNPDDTLLVVCNFTPVVRENYLVGVPSGGYWQEVLNSDTELYGGSGVGNFGGVEAAPVSAGEMFHSLMLRLPPLGVLFFKQGSGS from the coding sequence AATGCGCTACATCTACGTGATGACGAGTCGGGGATTTGGGAAGGCTTTATTGCCGAGGTCACGGTCGGGGCAATCTATAAATATCGCATCGTTTCCCGCGACGGAAAAATAGCCGACAAGGGCGATCCGTTTGCATTCTGCTCGGAAATGCCGCCGTTAACCGCTTCCCGTGTCTGGGAACTGGATTATGCCTGGAACGACGCTGATTGGATGTCATGGCGCGCGGAGAAAAACCGGCTGAACGCGCCTTGTTCCATTTACGAAGTGCATCTGGGTTCCTGGCGCCGCGTTCCGGAAGACGGCAACCGTTTCCTCACCTATCGCGAGCTGGCGGAATGGCTGCCAAGGTACGTCGCAGACTTGAATTTCACCCACGTCGAGTTCATGCCGCTGACAGAACATCCTTTCTACGGCTCATGGGGCTACCAGACCGTCGGCTATTTCGCACCGACGGCACGATACGGTACGCCGCAGGATTTCATGTTCCTGGTGGATTCCTTGCATCAGCACGGCATCGGCGTGATCATGGACTGGGTGCCATCGCATTTCCCCTCCGATGCCTATGGCCTCGGCTATTTCGATGGAACCCATCTTTTCGAACACGCCGACCCGCGCCAAGGCTTTCAACCGGAATGGCATAGTTCGATTTTCAATTATGGCCGCCATGAAGTACGCGCATTTTTGACCAGCAGCGCGTTATTCTGGCTTGATAAATATCATATTGACGGACTGCGCCTGGACGCGGTGGCGTCGATGCTTTACCTGGATTATGGCCGCAAAGAAGGCGAATGGATTCCCAACCGTAATGGCAGCCGGGAGAACCTGGATGCGATTACTTTCCTGCGCAACCTGAACGAGGCTATCTATCGCGATTATCCCAATACGCAGACTTTCGCCGAAGAATCGACTGCCTGGCCCATGGTCTCCCGTCCCGCCAATGTGGGCGGCCTGGGGTTTGGCCTGAAGTGGAATATGGGTTGGATGCATGACACGCTGGGATATTTTGCAGAAGATCCGCTTAACCGGAAATATCACCACGCACAGATTATTTTCAGCATCTGGTATGCGTTCTCGGAGAACTTCGTGCTGCCTTTGTCGCACGACGAAGTGGTCTACGGCAAGGGCTCACTGATCGGAAAAATGCCCGGCGACGAATGGCAGCAGTTTGCCAACCTGCGCTTACTGTATGGCTATATGTGGGGGCATCCGGGCAAGAAGCTGTTGTTCATGGGTTGCGAATTCGGACAGAAACGCGAGTGGCAGCACGACGAGAGCCTGGAATGGGAGGTGCTGCAATATCCTATGCACTCAGGGCTTCGGCGCTGGGTCGAGGATCTCAACCGTTTTTACCGCAGTGAAGCGGCGCTCTATCAGCAAGACTTCAACCACGACGGCTTTCAATGGATGGATTGTAACTACGCGGAAAAAAGTGTGGTCAGTTTTGTGCGCCGTGGCTACAACCCTGACGATACGCTGTTGGTGGTCTGCAATTTTACGCCCGTCGTCCGCGAGAATTACCTGGTCGGGGTGCCGAGCGGCGGTTACTGGCAAGAAGTGCTCAACAGCGATACCGAACTCTATGGCGGCAGCGGCGTGGGCAATTTCGGCGGCGTTGAAGCGGCCCCCGTATCTGCCGGTGAAATGTTTCATTCATTGATGCTGCGTCTTCCGCCATTGGGCGTCCTGTTCTTCAAACAAGGGAGCGGGTCATGA